The following are encoded together in the Bradymonas sediminis genome:
- a CDS encoding Kazal-type serine protease inhibitor family protein has protein sequence MKRFQRVLMLVLCCFALSSAAFVAAGCSDDDTAQTQGDDVSGEDANSPQDSGGEDDISTDQDASGHQDTVTDPDTTADPDTTADPDTTTDPDTTTDPDAGEDPDAGDACAPGMEICDGACVSTEDNAGHCGACDNVCARGESCVEGACQGPPVICGGRAGNPCTADEFCDYPDDTVCDFSDGQGVCAPRPTECSGGGTPVCGCDGVTYLNECEANRAGSDLRGDGACVSI, from the coding sequence ATGAAAAGATTTCAGCGAGTTCTGATGCTCGTCTTATGTTGTTTTGCGTTGTCCTCCGCCGCGTTTGTCGCAGCAGGATGCTCAGACGACGACACCGCGCAAACGCAGGGGGATGATGTATCAGGCGAGGACGCCAACTCCCCGCAGGATTCGGGTGGAGAGGACGATATCTCGACCGATCAAGACGCGAGCGGACATCAAGATACGGTGACCGACCCGGACACGACCGCCGACCCGGACACGACCGCCGACCCGGACACGACGACCGACCCGGACACGACCACCGACCCGGATGCCGGTGAAGATCCTGATGCGGGTGACGCCTGCGCGCCAGGAATGGAAATCTGCGACGGGGCGTGCGTCAGCACCGAAGATAACGCCGGGCATTGCGGGGCGTGCGACAACGTATGCGCCCGCGGCGAGTCCTGCGTGGAGGGTGCGTGCCAGGGGCCGCCGGTGATTTGCGGCGGACGCGCGGGCAATCCCTGCACCGCCGATGAGTTCTGCGATTATCCGGACGACACGGTCTGTGATTTTAGCGATGGCCAGGGCGTTTGCGCGCCGCGCCCAACCGAGTGTTCCGGCGGGGGAACCCCTGTGTGCGGGTGCGACGGAGTGACCTACTTAAATGAGTGCGAAGCGAATCGCGCCGGAAGCGACCTCCGGGGCGACGGAGCATGCGTAAGCATCTAA
- a CDS encoding TPM domain-containing protein produces MRTAQRKASPIIGFLAWAFIFLSAQTLFAMSVDQVPNPRLQNAWVSDTVGLLSPERERAINQKLTRLEQNTKVEIALVLVESVDAGAPKDFATELFNHWQIGKARSSNGLLILMVTGEKRLEMETGYGLESLLSDGWLKRMQVEKMVPAFKQGDYARGLEDGVDALIQRINEQPEMLALIDSGAPYSPPAGQPTPGDGVPWWVWAFGLGGGGALAGLGVKRRKYKKDRTCPTCNTMMEMVPEDLDDAYYEPGQVAEERVGSVDYQYYFCKPCDFHRILTVNNWFTSYSRCHRCHRKTLATSTRRTRQPTTVSTGLEEVTVKCENCKFRHTRKVVVPVIVASSSSSGSSGFGGGGGGFSGGGGGGFGGGSSGGGGAGSSW; encoded by the coding sequence ATGAGAACCGCTCAACGCAAAGCTTCGCCCATCATCGGATTTTTGGCGTGGGCATTCATCTTTTTGAGCGCCCAGACGCTCTTTGCGATGAGTGTTGACCAGGTGCCCAATCCGCGCCTCCAAAACGCGTGGGTGAGCGACACCGTCGGGCTGCTGTCTCCGGAGCGAGAACGCGCGATCAACCAAAAGCTGACGCGCCTTGAGCAAAATACGAAGGTCGAGATCGCGCTGGTGCTCGTCGAGTCGGTGGACGCAGGCGCCCCGAAGGACTTCGCGACCGAGCTGTTTAATCACTGGCAGATTGGCAAAGCCAGGAGCAGCAACGGGCTGTTGATCTTAATGGTGACGGGCGAAAAACGCCTCGAGATGGAGACCGGCTACGGGCTCGAGTCGCTCTTGAGCGACGGGTGGCTTAAGCGCATGCAAGTCGAGAAGATGGTCCCGGCTTTTAAGCAGGGGGACTACGCCCGGGGCCTCGAAGACGGCGTCGATGCGCTTATCCAGCGCATTAATGAGCAGCCCGAGATGCTCGCCCTTATCGACTCGGGCGCGCCGTACTCGCCGCCCGCGGGTCAACCGACGCCCGGCGACGGCGTGCCCTGGTGGGTTTGGGCATTTGGCCTGGGCGGCGGCGGGGCGTTGGCTGGGCTTGGGGTCAAACGCCGCAAATACAAAAAAGACCGCACCTGCCCGACCTGCAACACGATGATGGAGATGGTCCCCGAGGACCTCGACGACGCCTATTATGAACCGGGCCAAGTCGCCGAGGAGCGGGTCGGCTCGGTCGATTATCAATATTATTTCTGCAAACCCTGCGACTTCCATCGCATCCTGACGGTGAATAATTGGTTCACGAGCTACAGTCGATGTCACCGGTGTCACCGTAAAACCCTGGCGACGAGCACGCGTCGAACCCGCCAGCCCACCACGGTTTCGACCGGGCTGGAGGAGGTTACGGTGAAGTGTGAAAATTGTAAGTTTCGCCACACCCGCAAGGTGGTCGTGCCGGTGATCGTGGCGTCGAGCAGCTCGTCGGGGAGTTCCGGTTTCGGCGGCGGCGGCGGTGGGTTCAGCGGCGGGGGAGGGGGTGGTTTTGGCGGCGGAAGCTCCGGCGGCGGCGGGGCCGGGTCGAGTTGGTGA